Sequence from the Pseudomonas sp. 7SR1 genome:
CGCCTATTACCGATTCGTCGGTGCAATGCACGTAGGCTTTCGGGCAATACGGGAAGCCGTCGCGCAATTGATTGAGGATACGGAACTCACGGCCCATGTCATGGGCGGATTTGGCCTTGTGGCCGAACGGCGGGCGACGCAGGACGAATTCCTGTTCGGGGTATTCCAGCAGGTAGGTCAGGTTCGATGCGCCACCGGGAAACTGGCTGATCCGTGGCAGGCCGGTGAGGCCGGGAATGTGGGCCTTGAGGTACGGGTCGATCAGATTGGCATCGAGTTCTTCACCGTCGCGCACGCGGGTGGACTGATCTGTAAACGCCATGCTTATCCCTTCTGCTTATTTTGGAGGCCATCGATCATTGGCTAATCTAATGGCGCGTGGGAGGCGTCACAAGCACGCCAGGGTCTTATAGGTTAGCGTGTTGCCGGATAATCAGCGGGCTTGATGCATGGCGGCGTGCGCCTCGGAAGCTGGCGAGCTATGGTTTCGGGACAGTCGCTGTCAAAGGAGCCACCGCGATGGGATGTCCGCAAGTCTGTGCGACCGCAACCCTGCAATGCAGCTTCGGCGCAGCCCCGGCGGTGCTCAATGTGCTGCCGGTCAATCGCCTGCTGACCGGCGGGATGCCGGCGGCCAATATCATGGACCACATCCCGCTGGTGAATATCACCACGTTTGGCATGTGCATGAGCCTGGCGAACCCGACCGTGGCCGCCGCCACCGCGGCGGCACTCGGCGTACTGACCCCCATGCCGTGCATTCCCGCCACTGCCACCCCGTGGATCCCTGGCGGCGCCCCGACCCTGTTGCTGGGCAACATGCCGGCCATCGATGCCAATAGCACCTTGATGTGCACCTGGGCCGGGGTGATCAAGATCGTTGTACCAGGGCAGGTGCAGATGTTGATTCCCTGATGGGCAATCCGGCGGGCATTGCACCGCCCCTGTGGAAGCGAGCTTGCTCGCGATAGCGGTGGGTCAGTGGGTGGTGAGGTTGATTGTGAGGCCGTCATCGCGAGCAAGCTCGCGCTCACTGGGGGTAAGACAATCGTCACGCCTGGGCCGGATCGTTCCAGCGCCTGAACCACCAGCGCAGCCGGGAGATCGGCTTGCCGTCGGCATCCAGCGGCCGGCCATCCTCGGCATAGGCTTGCGCCGGCTCCAACAGTTGGCCATTAAGGTAGCGGGCCTCGACTGCCGGATTGCCATTGGGGTGCATTCGCCGATAATGACCGT
This genomic interval carries:
- a CDS encoding DUF4280 domain-containing protein, whose translation is MGCPQVCATATLQCSFGAAPAVLNVLPVNRLLTGGMPAANIMDHIPLVNITTFGMCMSLANPTVAAATAAALGVLTPMPCIPATATPWIPGGAPTLLLGNMPAIDANSTLMCTWAGVIKIVVPGQVQMLIP